In Candidatus Defluviibacterium haderslevense, the following are encoded in one genomic region:
- a CDS encoding DNA polymerase III subunit alpha — translation MYLNCHSYYSLRYGTLSPEQLAAEAHRLGVRELALTDINNTSTYYQFAVICQKYGIKAVFGIEFRNEDQLLYIGIAKNNEGIRELTSHLSNYSFSKEPMPPHAPKWEHCYVIYRDLDRPIDSYLDHEYLGIKPAELHTLYNGPLKKHHNKLVVFAPVTFLDEDGWKVHKLLRCIDRNTIIGKLDPHSCAPKDEVFYTPEALEQAFEPYPIILENTHRLLADCHTDMPSHDDNNRRTFTGQKESDYKLLSKLAFQGCRRRYGDHNEKAKERVKRELQVIYRMHFSAYFLITWDIVRYGQSAGYYHVGRGSGANSIVAFCLYITDVDPLELDLYFERFINPHRTSPPDFDIDFSWSDRDDVTEYIFERYGRDYTALLATYNTFKGKSIVRELGKVFGLPKADIDIIVDQALATEKHHPYAKHIFHYGKKMEGFPNYLSIHAGGVIISERPLNYHTALLQMPKGFPVTHFDMYGAEDLHFHKYDILSQRGLGHIKDAVDLVRRNQGKSVEIHNIASIKENAKVKAQLFSGNCIGCFYIESPAMRGLLTKLHCDNYVHLVAASSIIRPGVAKSGMMREYIERFHAPDKVKYLHPVFKDNLQETFGVMVYQEDVMKIVHHFAGLDLDESDVLRRIMTGKKKSSDTFRNLMEKYFRNCKERGYSDELTHEVWRQIESFSGYSFCKAHSASYAVESFQSLYLKSHYPLEFMVAVINNFGGFYNTELYVHEARMQGAHIEAPCINNSNYLTDLQGHNIWIGFIHIQSLEQDLGRRIVREREQHGLYTGLDDFTQRIKIGREQLHLLVRIGAFRFTGKTKCELMWDKNVVHEPRTHWYGSKPMFAHEEDVFVLPTLEEGRYDQAFDEMELLGFPLCSPFDLLAQQPQDHNQAKDLQTSIGRSVTMIGYYVTRKHVTTIKGSLMAFGTWVDSAGHFFDTTHFPPSLERSPFQGRGCYKIVGKVTVDFDFPSVEVYSMVKLPFIKDERY, via the coding sequence ATGTATCTCAATTGCCATTCCTATTATTCACTCCGCTATGGGACCCTATCTCCAGAACAACTGGCAGCTGAAGCCCATCGCCTTGGTGTTCGGGAATTGGCCCTGACAGATATCAACAATACTTCTACCTACTACCAGTTTGCCGTGATATGCCAGAAATACGGGATTAAAGCAGTGTTTGGCATCGAATTTCGCAATGAAGACCAGCTGCTTTATATCGGCATAGCGAAAAACAATGAGGGCATTCGCGAACTAACGAGCCACCTGAGCAACTATTCTTTTTCAAAAGAACCGATGCCGCCTCATGCGCCCAAATGGGAACATTGTTATGTCATCTATCGGGACCTTGATCGACCCATCGACTCCTACCTGGACCATGAGTATCTGGGAATAAAACCCGCTGAATTACACACGCTCTACAACGGACCCTTAAAAAAACATCACAACAAATTGGTCGTCTTTGCTCCGGTGACCTTTCTAGATGAGGATGGATGGAAAGTCCACAAATTGCTTCGCTGCATAGACCGCAATACGATTATTGGCAAGCTGGATCCGCATTCCTGTGCGCCTAAAGACGAGGTCTTTTATACCCCTGAAGCTCTGGAACAAGCCTTTGAACCTTATCCTATTATTTTAGAAAACACGCATCGATTATTGGCGGATTGCCATACCGATATGCCTTCCCACGATGATAATAACCGCAGGACCTTTACCGGACAAAAAGAGAGTGATTATAAACTCCTTTCCAAACTGGCTTTCCAGGGTTGCCGGAGGCGATATGGGGATCATAACGAGAAGGCCAAAGAACGCGTAAAACGTGAATTGCAAGTGATTTATAGGATGCATTTTTCAGCTTACTTTTTAATTACCTGGGATATCGTCCGCTACGGTCAGAGTGCGGGATATTATCATGTCGGACGTGGTAGTGGAGCTAATAGTATAGTCGCTTTTTGCCTGTATATTACGGACGTCGATCCCCTGGAACTGGATCTCTATTTCGAACGGTTCATCAATCCACACAGGACCTCACCACCGGATTTTGATATTGATTTTTCATGGAGTGACCGGGATGATGTGACCGAATACATTTTCGAACGCTATGGTCGGGATTATACCGCATTACTCGCCACATACAATACCTTCAAGGGCAAATCCATTGTTCGCGAACTGGGTAAAGTATTCGGTCTCCCAAAAGCAGATATCGACATCATCGTAGATCAGGCATTAGCTACCGAAAAACACCACCCCTATGCAAAACACATCTTCCATTATGGCAAAAAAATGGAAGGCTTCCCGAATTACTTGTCTATCCATGCCGGCGGGGTCATCATTTCGGAACGACCGCTGAACTACCACACCGCCTTGTTGCAGATGCCCAAGGGATTTCCGGTCACCCATTTTGACATGTATGGAGCGGAAGATCTTCACTTTCATAAATACGATATTCTCAGCCAACGGGGTCTCGGACACATCAAAGACGCTGTTGATCTGGTCCGACGCAATCAGGGTAAGAGTGTCGAAATTCACAACATCGCGTCGATCAAGGAAAATGCGAAGGTCAAGGCACAACTTTTTTCAGGAAACTGTATCGGATGTTTTTATATAGAATCTCCGGCTATGCGCGGTCTCTTGACCAAGCTTCATTGTGATAATTATGTTCACTTAGTAGCTGCCAGTTCCATCATTCGACCCGGTGTCGCTAAATCGGGCATGATGCGCGAATACATAGAACGATTTCACGCTCCTGATAAAGTCAAGTATCTGCATCCTGTATTCAAGGACAACCTTCAGGAGACATTTGGTGTGATGGTCTATCAAGAGGATGTGATGAAAATCGTCCACCATTTTGCAGGATTGGATCTCGATGAATCTGATGTTTTGCGCCGCATCATGACCGGCAAAAAGAAATCCTCCGACACCTTTCGCAATCTCATGGAGAAGTATTTTCGGAATTGTAAGGAACGTGGTTATTCCGACGAACTAACGCACGAGGTTTGGCGCCAAATCGAGAGTTTTAGCGGTTATTCTTTCTGTAAAGCACACTCCGCATCTTATGCTGTAGAATCGTTTCAAAGCTTGTATTTGAAATCCCATTATCCACTCGAATTTATGGTGGCGGTGATCAATAATTTTGGTGGATTCTATAATACCGAACTCTATGTCCACGAGGCGCGAATGCAAGGAGCGCACATCGAAGCACCATGTATCAATAATAGCAACTATTTGACTGATCTCCAAGGTCATAACATCTGGATTGGATTCATTCACATCCAATCTCTCGAACAAGACCTCGGCAGACGAATCGTCCGAGAACGCGAACAACACGGTCTTTATACCGGCTTAGATGATTTCACTCAAAGGATCAAAATAGGCCGTGAACAACTGCACTTACTGGTCCGCATTGGTGCCTTTCGCTTTACGGGCAAGACCAAATGTGAACTCATGTGGGACAAGAATGTGGTACACGAACCCAGAACACACTGGTATGGTTCCAAACCCATGTTTGCTCATGAAGAAGACGTCTTTGTGCTCCCAACACTCGAAGAAGGTCGCTATGATCAGGCTTTTGACGAAATGGAGCTGTTAGGATTCCCCTTGTGTAGCCCCTTTGACTTATTGGCCCAACAACCGCAAGACCACAATCAGGCCAAAGACCTCCAGACCTCTATAGGACGCTCAGTAACGATGATAGGTTATTATGTCACCCGCAAACACGTCACCACGATTAAAGGCAGTCTGATGGCTTTCGGAACCTGGGTAGATTCCGCCGGCCACTTCTTTGACACCACACACTTTCCACCGAGTCTGGAACGAAGTCCTTTTCAGGGACGTGGATGCTATAAGATTGTAGGTAAGGTAACGGTTGATTTTGATTTTCCGAGTGTAGAGGTTTATAGTATGGTGAAGTTGCCTTTTATTAAGGATGAAAGGTATTAG
- a CDS encoding DUF559 domain-containing protein, producing MKQNDALYFARELRKDQTTSEIFLWKLIRKKRLLGLRFLRQYRIEHSNIMSIKNYFFVDLYCHELKLIIEVDGEIHLLQKEYDQEREDILTQMGYNVYRIKNEEIKSIDIMQTLETYCKKLLLEKNNDTF from the coding sequence ATGAAACAAAATGATGCATTGTATTTTGCAAGAGAGCTTAGAAAAGATCAAACTACTTCAGAAATATTCCTTTGGAAATTGATTAGAAAAAAAAGATTACTTGGACTGCGTTTTCTAAGGCAATATCGAATTGAACATTCCAATATCATGAGCATAAAAAATTATTTTTTTGTTGATTTATATTGTCACGAACTAAAGTTGATTATTGAGGTGGATGGAGAAATTCACCTATTACAAAAAGAATATGATCAGGAAAGAGAAGACATATTAACCCAGATGGGATATAATGTATATAGAATTAAAAATGAGGAGATAAAATCTATTGATATTATGCAAACATTAGAAACTTATTGCAAAAAATTATTATTAGAAAAGAATAACGATACATTTTAA
- a CDS encoding outer membrane beta-barrel protein gives MGTFNKCLILLMMMICIDHKVISQGNTTSLFYEPILLKMGWTEIQLPNYIREPFLLNVSIGLEVKQDSSKHIWVRPLETSKSIFYVDIDTKDNPISLMFFANSNEIKKPIDTSVSNDSIQIILEKYVDRRFYISVDPRSEELFILWNNTILPYRKTGKTLVVSLPKYADKIDSSYLRVYTTIPHQAIQELIIPIEFGKPTHNLLPTFGLDWNMMNQQKMDTSSNPEINELSAAQLNNNNTTQDMLPKWLGLYCDIYYAHYTDSVGDNTYQQFPGISPRNNAIGLNTLQINLQYEIKKIRGTFVFHIGDYAKTTWSNTFNQVMEANIGIRLHKLLWMDAGFFRSYIGTEGLLPRENICSSESIYAWHEPSHVSGVRLNYTPTNKLTLNIYLLNAYNGFEDFNEKKSVGFACNYILNEKGSVGYTNYLGDDTVKDSMSISHLRFYQNIYFNYQLKKLKLQIGADYAIQQHADLNNVSRGANLFTGVASAYYAIHSKFGAYGRLEYFNDPNAILSAQIMDTKGHLTGYSVWGITAGLEFRPYNKSYVRLEGRRLEMDADQQIFRWNGKYRNVRTELMLHMGVSF, from the coding sequence GTGGGTACATTCAATAAATGTTTGATCTTGTTGATGATGATGATTTGCATTGATCATAAAGTCATTTCACAAGGCAATACAACTAGCTTATTTTATGAGCCGATACTATTAAAAATGGGTTGGACAGAAATTCAATTGCCAAATTATATTAGAGAACCTTTTTTATTAAATGTTTCCATTGGATTGGAAGTTAAACAAGATTCTTCAAAACATATTTGGGTTAGGCCATTGGAGACATCTAAAAGTATTTTTTATGTAGACATCGATACGAAGGATAATCCAATATCTCTTATGTTTTTTGCAAATAGTAATGAAATTAAGAAACCAATAGATACATCAGTGAGTAATGATTCAATTCAGATCATACTTGAAAAGTATGTTGATCGAAGGTTCTATATATCCGTGGACCCGCGGTCAGAAGAGCTATTTATATTATGGAATAATACTATTCTTCCATATAGAAAAACGGGCAAAACGCTAGTTGTTTCATTGCCAAAATATGCGGATAAAATCGATTCTTCCTATTTAAGAGTTTACACTACAATACCTCATCAAGCCATTCAAGAACTCATTATCCCTATAGAATTTGGAAAGCCTACTCATAACTTATTACCTACTTTTGGATTAGATTGGAATATGATGAATCAACAAAAAATGGATACATCATCAAACCCTGAAATCAATGAACTAAGTGCAGCTCAATTAAATAATAATAATACAACACAAGATATGTTACCAAAATGGCTTGGTTTGTATTGCGATATCTATTATGCTCACTATACAGATTCTGTGGGCGACAATACCTATCAACAGTTTCCTGGAATTTCTCCAAGAAACAATGCTATAGGATTGAATACCCTTCAAATCAATTTGCAATATGAAATAAAAAAAATACGGGGAACTTTCGTTTTTCATATTGGTGATTATGCTAAAACGACTTGGTCGAATACTTTTAATCAAGTCATGGAAGCGAATATTGGAATTCGACTTCATAAATTATTATGGATGGATGCGGGATTTTTTAGATCATATATTGGAACAGAAGGTTTATTACCGAGAGAAAATATTTGTAGTTCAGAATCTATTTATGCCTGGCACGAACCATCACATGTCAGTGGTGTCCGATTGAATTATACACCTACCAATAAGTTGACATTGAATATTTATCTGTTGAATGCATATAATGGTTTTGAAGATTTCAATGAAAAAAAATCCGTAGGATTTGCATGCAATTATATATTGAATGAAAAAGGAAGTGTCGGTTATACAAACTATCTTGGTGATGATACGGTTAAAGATTCAATGAGTATATCGCATCTCCGATTTTATCAGAATATTTATTTTAATTATCAACTTAAAAAACTTAAGTTACAAATAGGAGCTGATTACGCAATCCAACAACACGCTGATTTGAACAATGTATCACGTGGAGCAAATTTATTTACTGGTGTTGCAAGTGCGTATTATGCTATTCATTCTAAGTTTGGAGCATACGGAAGACTGGAATATTTTAATGATCCTAACGCGATTCTTTCAGCTCAAATTATGGATACTAAAGGGCATCTAACGGGATATTCTGTATGGGGAATTACCGCCGGACTTGAATTTAGACCTTACAATAAATCCTATGTACGCCTTGAAGGCAGGAGATTGGAAATGGATGCAGACCAACAAATTTTCAGATGGAATGGTAAGTATAGAAATGTCAGAACTGAGTTGATGTTACATATGGGAGTGAGTTTTTAG